A stretch of the Labeo rohita strain BAU-BD-2019 unplaced genomic scaffold, IGBB_LRoh.1.0 scaffold_268, whole genome shotgun sequence genome encodes the following:
- the LOC127159948 gene encoding LOW QUALITY PROTEIN: protocadherin beta-16-like (The sequence of the model RefSeq protein was modified relative to this genomic sequence to represent the inferred CDS: inserted 2 bases in 2 codons; deleted 1 base in 1 codon), producing MFGLLFFVLMAHTAYGDVSYSFPEEMKRGSVIGNIAKDLGLDVNRLSSRKARIDTEGNRKRYCDINLNTGELTVAERIDREGLCGKKASCVIKQELVLENPLELHRFILNIEDINDNSPQFXKDVIKFEXRESADKGSRYLLDEAHDADIGMNSVQSYTLEKNEHFHFNVLQKQMENGRKYGELLLDKELDREQQKEVTLILTAVDGGTPPRSGTVAIHVTVLDANDNAPVFSQAVYKVSLPENSPVDTVVVTVSATDADEGQNGEVTYEFGHLSESNLTIIFTGSKSGEIKLTGPIDYEEESSIELPIQAKDGQGLASHCTVIIDIIDVNDNAPIIVINSLKSPVPENALPGTEVGIINVQDRDSENNGQVRCSIQQNVPFKLVPSIKNYYSLVTTGELDRELLSDYNITITATDEGSPPLSSTKNIHLTVADVNDNPPVFQEQNYRAHVQENNKPGSSICSVSATDPDWRQNGTVVYSLLSSDVSGAPVSSFLSINGDTGVIHAVRSFDYEQLKSFKVLVLARDNGSPPLSSNVTVNVFITDENDNSPQILYPSPEGNSFMTEMVPKAAQARSLVSKVIAVDADSGQNAWLSYHIIKATDPGLFTIGVHSGEIRTQRDISESDSMKQNLIVSVRDNGQPSLSATCALYLLISDNLAEVPELKDMSRDESSSKLTFYLIIALVSVSTFFLTFIIIILAVRFCRRRKPRLLFDGAVAIPSAYLPPNYAEVEGAGTLRSTYNYDAYLTTGSRTSDFKFVRSYNERHRTAVDDLDNLSKTHLMDFLCR from the exons ATGTTTGGCCTTTTGTTCTTCGTGCTGATGGCGCACACCGCTTATGGAGACGTGAGCTATTCTTTTCCGGAGGAGATGAAACGCGGATCTGTGATTGGAAATATAGCAAAGGATCTCGGGCTCGATGTGAACAGACTGTCATCTCGTAAGGCTCGAATTGATACTGAAGGTAACAGAAAACGATACTGTGACATTAATCTGAATACTGGAGAACTGACCGTAGCGGAGAGAATCGACAGAGAGGGACTTTGTGGAAAGAAAGCTTCATGTGTTATAAAACAGGAGCTCGTGCTGGAAAAT CCTTTAGAACTGCATCGCTTTATTCTCAATATTGAGGACATAAATGATAATTCACCACAGT AAAAAGATgtaataaaatttg atagaGAATCAGCAGACAAAGGATCTCGCTACTTATTAGATGAGGCCCATGATGCGGATATTGGTATGAATTCAGTGCAATCATATACacttgaaaaaaatgaacattttcattttaatgtacttCAAAAACAGATGGAAAATGGAAGAAAATATGGAGAGCTATTGCTGGATAAAGAGTTGGATCGTGAGCAGCAGAAAGAGGTAACATTAATTCTTACTGCGGTAGACGGCGGGACTCCACCGAGATCAGGTACTGTAGCCATACACGTCACTGTGCTGGATGCTAATGATAATGCTCCAGTCTTTAGTCAGGCCGTCTATAAAGTCAGTCTGCCTGAAAATTCTCCTGTAGATACTGTAGTGGTGACAGTGAGCGCTACTGATGCTGATGAGGGACAAAATGGAGAAGTGACGTATGAATTTGGTCATTTATCCGAAAGCAATCTGACAATTATTTTCACTGGATCCAAATCTGGTGAAATTAAACTAACAGGGCCAATTGATTATGAGGAGGAGAGTTCAATTGAACTGCCAATTCAAGCTAAAGATGGTCAAGGGTTAGCCAGTCATTGTACAGTAATAATAGATATTATTGATGTCAATGATAACGCCCCTATAATAGTAATTAATTCTCTTAAAAGCCCCGTTCCTGAGAATGCGTTACCCGGTACAGAGGTTGGCATCATTAATGTGCAGGACAGAGACTCTGAGAATAACGGACAGGTGCGCTGCTCCATTCAGCAAAACGTCCCATTTAAACTCGTACCTTCAATCAAAAATTACTATTCTCTGGTGACCACAGGTGAATTAGACCGCGAGCTGCTCTctgattataatattacaattactGCTACTGATGAGGGCTCTCCGCCTTTATCTTCCACTAAGAATATTCACTTGACTGTAGCTGACGTGAATGATAATCCACCTGTATTTCAGGAGCAGAATTACAGAGCTCATGTGCAAGAAAATAACAAACCGGGCTCCTCTATTTGTTCAGTATCAGCTACAGACCCGGACTGGAGACAGAATGGCACTGTAGTTTATTCTCTGTTGTCCTCTGATGTCAGTGGCGCACCGGTGTCCTCCTTTCTATCCATTAACGGAGACACCGGGGTCATTCATGCAGTGAGGTCGTTTGATTATGAACAGTTGAAAAGTTTCAAAGTGCTCGTGTTAGCCAGAGACAACGGTTCTCCTCCTCTGAGCAGTAACGTGACCGTGAATGTCTTCATAACGGATGAGAATGACAACTCCCCTCAGATATTATACCCATCTCCGGAAGGAAACTCCTTCATGACCGAGATGGTACCCAAAGCTGCACAGGCGCGCTCCCTGGTCTCCAAGGTGATCGCCGTGGACGCAGATTCTGGCCAGAACGCGTGGCTCTCGTATCACATTATTAAAGCGACTGATCCGGGACTTTTCACTATCGGTGTCCACAGCGGAGAGATCAGGACGCAGCGGGACATTTCTGAATCTGACAGCATGAAACAGAACCTCATTGTGTCCGTGAGAGATAACGGACAGCCCTCTCTCTCAGCCACGTGCGCATTGTATTTACTTATATCAGATAACTTGGCTGAAGTTCCAGAACTGAAAGACATGTCTCGTGACGAGAGCAGCTCCAAACTGACGTTTTATTTGATCATCGCGCTGGTGTCCGTTTCCACTTTCTTCCtgaccttcatcatcatcatcctggCCGTGAGGTTTTGTCGCAGGAGAAAGCCCAGACTGTTGTTTGATGGAGCTGTAGCCATTCCCAGCGCGTATCTTCCTCCAAATTACGCAGAGGTGGAGGGCGCGGGAACTCTCCGCAGCACTTACAATTATGACGCATACCTGACCACGGGCTCGCGCACTAGTGACTTCAAGTTCGTCAGATCTTATAATGAGAGGCATAGAACCGCTGTGGACGATCTTGATAACTTGAGTAAGACTCATTTGATGGATTTTTTATGTAGATGA
- the LOC127159957 gene encoding protocadherin gamma-A12, protein MICLSRCIRVSFWLQLCFCFICMCGSFGEVRYSVPEEMQRGSVIGNVARDLGIDETELVRRNARVVAEGSRQFCELNTETGSLLVSERMDREELCAQSVSCVLQFQLLLENPLKVYSLLLDIQDINDNSPAFDNGQTELELLESTVLGRRFPLESAHDPDIGANSVQHYQLSENEYFALEMNTQVDRNAYPELVLKKPLDRENQADHFLTLSGVDGGRPFRSGTASIHIHVLDANDNVPVFGQSVYKIRAQENSVRGTVLVKLNATDLDSGIYGEISYSFSHVPDKTRGVVKVDHVTGEVKVTGELDYEEASSHELDVQAKDGGGQSSHCKLIIDVIDVNDNAPVIAVKSISATVPEDASPGTMVALLHVYDLDTGTSGRVTCEISSDVPFKLVSEVKNYFMLVIDGVLDREKCPHYNITVTAVDAGTPPLFSSKTVAITVTDINDNPPIFRHSDYSIKFSENQPQGTPVIKVGADDADEGQNARILYSISEDAVSHLSINSETGEMFTLHPFDYETSTHFHVRVMARDEGRPSFTSTCTVQIFIADQNDNAPVVLYPVQFDGYLAHDIVPRAAPAGYLVTKVIAVDADAGHNAWLSYRIVKATKSNLFTIGLHCGEIRTLRLFAEDDEIKQTLIVSVSDNGLESLSTTATVNIMIEDGLPIIDELFARGTDESHGNSDLTLYLIMALAGMSSLFLVLIIAVVYMRLCRYRYIYRSTANLPVFPPTYGPPGYSDVSRFNTLQKDDRYNSFLTTGSWKGDFRFGSDFVDLDMLNKRGTSLHVSGCSVTRAKLLVPHKL, encoded by the coding sequence atgaTTTGTTTGTCAAGATGCATTCGGGTCAGCTTCTGGCTTCAGCTTTGTTTCTGCTTCATTTGCATGTGCGGTTCTTTCGGTGAAGTGCGTTATTCAGTTCCAGAGGAGATGCAGCGAGGCTCTGTCATCGGCAATGTGGCGAGAGATTTGGGAATAGATGAGACTGAGCTTGTGAGGCGCAATGCTCGAGTTGTTGCTGAGGGGAGCCGACAGTTTTGTGAGCTGAACACAGAAACAGGCTCTCTGTTGGTGAGCGAGCGAATGGACCGTGAGGAGCTTTGTGCACAGTCTGTGTCGTGTGTCCTACAATTCCAGCTGCTTCTGGAAAATCCACTCAAAGTGTACAGTCTCCTCTTAGACATTCAGGACATCAACGATAACAGTCCAGCATTTGATAACGGTCAGACTGAGCTGGAACTACTGGAGTCAACAGTCCTGGGAAGGCGTTTTCCACTTGAAAGTGCTCACGATCCTGACATAGGAGCTAATTCAGTTCAGCATTATCAACTCAGTGAGAATGAATATTTTGCTTTGGAGATGAATACCCAGGTGGACAGAAATGCATATCCTGAATTGGTCCTTAAAAAGCCTTTGGATCGAGAAAACCAAGCTGATCACTTTCTGACTCTAAGTGGAGTGGATGGTGGCCGACCTTTTCGTTCTGGAACAGCGTCAATTCACATTCACGTGTTGGATGCCAATGATAACGTTCCTGTGTTTGGTCAAAGTGTGTACAAAATCAGAGCACAGGAAAATTCAGTTCGAGGCACTGTGTTGGTCAAATTGAATGCAACAGATTTAGACAGCGGGATTTACGGGGAAATTAGTTACTCTTTCAGTCACGTGCCTGATAAGACGAGGGGGGTTGTGAAGGTCGACCATGTGACGGGTGAGGTGAAGGTCACGGGTGAGTTGGATTATGAGGAAGCCAGTTCTCACGAGCTGGATGTACAAGCCAAAGATGGGGGCGGACAGTCATCACACTGTAAACTCATTATAGATGTGATAGATGTGAATGACAATGCACCTGTTATTGCAGTTAAATCAATTTCAGCTACTGTGCCAGAAGATGCTTCACCTGGGACCATGGTGGCATTGCTGCATGTTTATGACCTTGATACTGGCACAAGTGGACGGGTCACATGTGAAATATCCAGTGATGTGCCATTTAAACTTGTGTCAGAGGTAAAGAATTACTTTATGCTTGTGATTGATGGAGTTTTAGACCGGGAAAAGTGTCCTCACTATAACATAACCGTGACTGCTGTGGATGCTGGCACACCCCCTTTATTCAGCAGTAAAACTGTAGCCATAACAGTCACAGACATTAATGATAATCCTCCTATTTTTAGACACAGCGACTACAGCATCAAATTTTCAGAGAATCAGCCTCAAGGAACCCCAGTTATTAAAGTCGGAGCTGATGATGCAGATGAAGGACAAAATGCTAGAATCCTGTATTCTATTTCAGAAGATGCAGTCTCTCATCTTTCCATTAACTCAGAAACTGGTGAGATGTTTACTCTGCACCCCTTTGATTACGAAACGTCCACTCACTTCCATGTTCGAGTTATGGCACGTGATGAAGGCAGGCCGTCGTTCACTAGCACGTGTACTGTCCAGATTTTTATTGCAGATCAGAACGACAATGCTCCGGTTGTTCTTTACCCAGTTCAGTTTGATGGGTACCTTGCACATGACATTGTGCCTCGAGCTGCTCCTGCAGGTTATCTGGTCACCAAAGTGATTGCGGTTGATGCAGATGCAGGTCACAATGCATGGCTGTCCTATCGAATTGTAAAAGCCACAAAGTCTAATTTGTTTACCATTGGACTGCACTGTGGGGAAATTAGGACACTAAGGCTGTTTGCAGAAGATGATGAAATCAAACAAACCTTGATAGTCTCTGTAAGCGATAATGGGCTTGAGTCTTTGTCTACAACTGCAACTGTCAATATTATGATAGAAGACGGCTTGCCTATCATCGATGAGCTCTTTGCACGTGGCACAGATGAATCACATGGAAACAGTGACcttactttatatttaataatggcCCTGGCAGGCATGTCTAGTCTTTTCCTTGTGCTCATCATTGCCGTGGTCTATATGAGATTATGTAGATACCGATACATCTACCGTTCAACTGCAAACTTACCTGTTTTTCCTCCTACCTATGGGCCACCTGGCTACTCTGACGTTAGCCGCTTCAATACTCTGCAGAAAGATGATCGATATAACTCATTCTTAACCACAGGCTCATGGAAAGGGGACTTCAGATTTGGTTCTGACTTTGTTGATTTGGACATGCTCAATAAGAGAGGGACATCGTTGCATGTGAGTGGCTGCAGTGTCACACGTGCAAAGCTCTTAGTGCCACATAAACTCTAA